The following are from one region of the Nicotiana tabacum cultivar K326 chromosome 3, ASM71507v2, whole genome shotgun sequence genome:
- the LOC107799589 gene encoding PI-PLC X domain-containing protein At5g67130 produces the protein MWRRRHSRTSNGYLILLLCHLVVHCANSQLQNSCASATDCGAGLYCGNCPELGKNQPFCIRGQATEPTSVISGLPFNKYSWLVTHNAFSIVNAPLLTGPQRITFYNQEDTVTNQLRNGVRGLMLDMYDFENDIWLCHSFRGQCYNFTAFEPAINTLKEVEAFLSANPTEIVTIIIEDYVHTPKGLTRVFTDAGLDKYRFPVSKMPKKGDDWPTVNDMVKKNHRLLVFTSDSSKEAAEGIAYQWRYMVENEPGDPGVVPGACSSRKESKPLNSRSASLFLMNYFPTVAVQNGACKEHSTQLVDTVGACFKAAGNLMPNYVAVNFYMRSDGGGVFDVLDRMNGQTLCGCPTVTACQAGERFGVCRNITAANAAPTATNAAGSFSGSVQLTGHASAIHFSRIIYLFSLSSVILLYLF, from the exons ATGTGGAGAAGAAGACACAGCAGAACTTCCAATGGTTACCTTATTTTGTTACTCTGTCACTTAGTTGTCCACTGTGCCAATTCCCAG CTTCAGAATTCATGTGCTTCGGCTACCGACTGTGGAGCTGGTTTATACTGTGGTAACTGCCCTGAATTGGGAAAGAATCAGCCCTTTTGCATTAGAGGACAAGCTACTGAACCCACTTCTGTT ATCAGTGGATTGCCCTTCAACAAATACTCGTGGCTGGTGACTCATAATGCCTTTTCAATTGTAAATGCACCTTTATTGACTGGCCCTCAGAGAATTACATTCTATAATCAAGAAGATACTGTTACTAACCAATTGAGA AATGGAGTGAGGGGATTGATGCTGGATATGTACGATTTCGAGAATGATATATGGCTCTGTCACTCGTTTCGTGGCCAATGTTACAACTTCACTGCCTTT GAACCTGCAATCAACACTTTGAAAGAGGTGGAAGCATTTTTGAGTGCAAATCCTACAGAAATAGTCACCATCATAATTGAGGATTATGTACATACCCCAAAGGGTTTAACAAGGGTATTTACTGATGCTGGGTTGGACAAGTATCGGTTTCCTGTTTCAAAAATGCCCAAAAAGGGTGACGATTGGCCCACCGTGAATGATATGGTTAAAAAGAATCATCGTTTGTTGGTTTTTACTTCTGATTCTTCAAAGGAAGCTGCTGAAGGAATTGCTTATCAGTGGAGATACATGGTCGAAAATGAGC CTGGAGACCCTGGAGTGGTGCCTGGCGCATGCTCTAGCCGCAAGGAATCAAAGCCACTTAATTCCAGAAGCGCCTCTCTGTTTCTAATGAATTACTTTCCCACAGTTGCCGTACAAAACGGGGCCTGCAAAGAGCATTCAACTCAACTAGTTGATACGGTTGGTGCCTGTTTCAAAGCAGCAGGCAACCTGATGCCCAATTATGTGGCAGTAAACTTTTACATG AGAAGTGATGGAGGAGGAGTTTTTGATGTTTTAGATCGAATGAACGGTCAGACACTATGTGGTTGCCCGACGGTCACGGCATGCCAG GCAGGAGAACGTTTTGGAGTTTGTAGGAATATTACTGCAGCGAATGCAGCTCCAACAGCAACCAACGCTGCTGGAAGTTTTTCTGGGTCTGTGCAATTAACAGGCCATGCTTCAGCAATCCATTTTTCTAGAATCATATACCTATTTTCATTGTCTTCTGTAATCCTTTTGTATCtattttga
- the LOC107799592 gene encoding F-box protein At5g67140: MKRKGVGEVDDQETPIDRLPFDLLAHIFALLTCFKDLAQTSAVSRKWREGVKESLARREFLSFSGWKVNDDSTTRLLLHAYSLKELDISRSRWGCQITDRGLYQLSTARCISNLSSLSLWGTTGITDTGVVQLISRASSLQHLNIGGTFITDISLFAIAGSCPHLKTIVLWGCRHVTENGLLALVNKCRKLESINAWGMRVTVDCFIGLLTISPALQIQPKGMLPNIAVF; encoded by the exons ATGAAGCGAAAGGGGGTTGGAGAAGTAGATGATCAAGAAACGCCAATTGATAGACTGCCCTTTGACCTCTTGGCTCATATTTTTGCTCTGCTTACTTGTTTCAAGGATTTGGCTCA GACGAGCGCTGTGAGCAGGAAATGGAGAGAGGGGGTGAAAGAATCCTTAGCTAGAAgagaatttttgagtttttctgGCTGGAAAGTGAATGATGATTCTACTACTCGCCTCCTTCTTCATGCTTACAGTCTCAAGGAACTCGATAT CTCAAGGAGCCGTTGGGGTTGTCAAATAACGGATCGCGGGCTGTACCAATTGTCCACTGCTAGATGTATTAGCAATCTGTCATCACTATCTTTATGGGGCACTACCGGGATCACAGATACAGGTGTTGTTCAGCTG ATCTCCAGAGCTTCTTCTCTACAGCATCTGAATATCGGTGGTACATTTATAACAGACATATCCTTGTTTGCTATTGCTGGTAGCTGCCCACACTTGAAG ACTATTGTGTTGTGGGGCTGTCGTCATGTAACTGAGAATGGACTTCTGGCTTTGGTAAATAAATGCCGCAAACTAGAGTCTATTAATGCATGGGGCATGAGGGTTACTGTGGACTGCTTTATTGGCCTACTCACTATTAGCCCAGCTCTACAGATACAACCTAAAGGAATGCTGCCTAATATTGCTGTCTTCTGA